One region of Streptomyces leeuwenhoekii genomic DNA includes:
- a CDS encoding pectate lyase family protein, with protein sequence MRLRHCAAALGLLGLLCVPAHAEDARGTGRDLGRETLARHDGWAAAEGGTTGGAAADEAHVFTVTDRAGLVRALDGGSDTPKIIKIAGTIDANTDDSGRRLDCADYATGGYSLKKYLAAYDPRTWGAAKPAGPQEEARRASAARQAERVVLPVGSHTTIVGLGDDAVLKGASLQIKNADNVIVRNLELRDAYDCFPVWQPNTGGLGDWKAAYDTLWLNNAGHVWIDHVTASDKGRPDEKEPTYYARNYLRHDGLLDITNGSDLVTVSWSRFADHDKAMLIGNSDSAAGDRGRLRVTLHHNEFTSVVQRAPRVRFGQVHLYNNRYVVPEDAHDYRYSIGVSTESRIHAENNAFTTPAHVEAADLVKSWNGTALHASGTLFNGYPVDLTAIYNAYNSGSERDLGTDVGWSPALHGRIDSAAAADRAVARGAGAGRIR encoded by the coding sequence ATGAGGCTCAGGCACTGCGCCGCGGCCCTCGGCCTGCTGGGCCTGCTGTGCGTCCCCGCCCACGCCGAGGACGCCCGCGGCACCGGCCGCGACCTCGGCCGCGAGACCCTGGCCCGGCACGACGGCTGGGCGGCGGCCGAGGGCGGCACCACCGGCGGCGCCGCGGCCGACGAGGCCCATGTCTTCACGGTGACCGACCGGGCGGGGCTGGTGCGCGCCCTGGACGGCGGCAGCGACACCCCGAAGATCATCAAGATCGCCGGGACGATCGACGCCAACACCGACGACTCCGGACGCCGCCTGGACTGCGCCGACTACGCCACCGGCGGCTACAGCCTGAAGAAGTACCTGGCCGCCTACGACCCCCGCACCTGGGGCGCCGCCAAGCCCGCCGGCCCCCAGGAGGAGGCCCGCCGGGCGTCCGCCGCCCGCCAGGCCGAACGCGTGGTGCTGCCGGTCGGCTCCCACACCACCATCGTGGGCCTGGGCGACGACGCCGTCCTCAAGGGCGCCAGCCTCCAGATCAAGAACGCGGACAACGTCATCGTCCGCAACCTCGAACTGCGCGACGCCTACGACTGCTTCCCCGTCTGGCAGCCCAACACCGGCGGACTCGGCGACTGGAAGGCCGCCTACGACACCCTCTGGCTCAACAACGCCGGCCACGTCTGGATCGACCACGTCACCGCCTCCGACAAGGGCCGCCCGGACGAGAAGGAACCCACCTACTACGCCCGCAACTACCTGCGCCACGACGGCCTGCTCGACATCACCAACGGCTCCGACCTCGTCACCGTCTCCTGGAGCCGGTTCGCCGACCACGACAAGGCCATGCTCATCGGCAACAGCGACAGCGCCGCCGGCGACCGGGGCCGGCTGCGCGTCACCCTGCACCACAACGAGTTCACCTCCGTCGTCCAGCGCGCCCCGCGCGTCCGCTTCGGCCAGGTGCACCTCTACAACAACCGGTACGTCGTCCCCGAGGACGCCCACGACTACCGCTACTCCATCGGCGTCTCCACCGAGTCGCGCATCCACGCGGAGAACAACGCCTTCACCACCCCCGCCCACGTCGAGGCCGCCGACCTGGTCAAGAGCTGGAACGGCACCGCCCTGCACGCGTCGGGCACCCTCTTCAACGGCTACCCGGTGGACCTGACGGCGATCTACAACGCCTACAACTCGGGCAGCGAACGCGACCTGGGCACCGACGTCGGCTGGAGCCCCGCCCTGCACGGACGGATCGACAGCGCGGCGGCGGCCGACCGGGCGGTGGCGCGCGGCGCGGGCGCGGGGAGGATCCGATGA
- a CDS encoding carbohydrate ABC transporter permease, with the protein MAQAAAVAKPPAPPRRRRASATPRRLPYLLIAPAGLLMLGFIAYPVISVFYYSLQEYNPTKPWRNGYAGFDNFVHIFTEDPQFWGTLVFSAKWVFVEVGLQLLFGLALALIVNQTFVGRAIGRALVFSPWAVSGVLTSAIWVLLYNSQTGVSRYLADLGIGSYGTSWLSDTSTVFSAAVVADLWRGVPFFAILILADLQSVSKDLYEAAEVDGASRFQQFWHITLPHLKDAIILSTLLRAVWEFNNVDLLYTLTGGGPAGETTTLPLYIANTSIDAHDFGYASALTTVAFVILLFCSIVYLRLSKFGGENK; encoded by the coding sequence ATGGCCCAAGCCGCAGCCGTGGCGAAACCGCCCGCGCCACCGAGGCGGCGCCGTGCCTCCGCCACGCCGCGCAGGCTGCCCTACCTGCTGATCGCCCCGGCAGGCCTGCTGATGCTGGGCTTCATCGCCTACCCGGTCATCAGCGTCTTCTACTACAGCCTGCAGGAGTACAACCCCACCAAGCCCTGGCGGAACGGATACGCGGGCTTCGACAACTTCGTCCACATCTTCACCGAGGACCCCCAGTTCTGGGGCACCCTCGTCTTCAGCGCCAAGTGGGTCTTCGTCGAAGTCGGCCTGCAACTGCTCTTCGGGCTCGCCCTGGCCCTCATCGTCAACCAGACCTTCGTGGGCCGGGCCATCGGCCGCGCCCTGGTCTTCTCCCCGTGGGCGGTCTCAGGCGTCCTCACCTCCGCGATCTGGGTGCTGCTCTACAACTCCCAGACCGGCGTCAGCCGCTACCTCGCGGACCTGGGCATCGGCTCCTACGGCACCAGTTGGCTGTCGGACACCTCCACCGTGTTCTCGGCGGCGGTCGTCGCCGACCTGTGGCGCGGCGTGCCCTTCTTCGCCATCCTCATCCTCGCCGACCTCCAGTCCGTCTCCAAGGACCTGTACGAGGCCGCCGAGGTCGACGGGGCCAGCCGCTTCCAGCAGTTCTGGCACATCACGCTGCCCCATCTGAAGGACGCCATCATCCTGTCCACGCTGCTGCGCGCGGTGTGGGAGTTCAACAACGTCGACCTGCTCTACACCCTCACCGGCGGCGGACCCGCGGGTGAGACGACGACGCTGCCGCTGTACATCGCCAACACCAGCATCGACGCCCACGACTTCGGCTACGCGTCGGCCCTGACCACGGTCGCGTTCGTGATCCTGCTCTTCTGCTCGATCGTCTATCTGCGGCTGAGCAAGTTCGGAGGCGAGAACAAGTGA
- a CDS encoding carbohydrate ABC transporter permease, with protein MITKEATPVVPAPVAAVPEPPRPAKRHRAWDEVPRWQIYLPLGIYLLFTLIPFYWILLFALRPAGSTSLVPWPMTFEHFEKVWTERSFGTYFGNSVLVGLATLVMTTVVALAGGYALARFDFKIKRAFMLGLLCSQFVPGALLLVPLFEIFAGLQMINSLGSVIIAETVFQLPLSMILISNFIKNVPYSLEEAAWVDGCGRFRAFRVIVLPLLRPGLIAVGSFAFVHSWNHFLFALMFLNNQDKQTIPVGLNTLMSADSVDLGALAAGGIIAAVPVVIVFAFIQKWLITGFSAGAVKG; from the coding sequence GTGATCACCAAGGAGGCCACCCCGGTGGTGCCCGCCCCCGTCGCGGCCGTCCCCGAACCGCCGCGCCCGGCCAAGCGGCACCGCGCCTGGGACGAGGTCCCGCGCTGGCAGATCTACCTGCCGCTCGGCATCTACCTGCTCTTCACCCTCATCCCCTTCTACTGGATCCTGCTGTTCGCCCTGCGCCCGGCCGGCTCCACCTCGCTCGTGCCCTGGCCGATGACGTTCGAGCACTTCGAGAAGGTGTGGACCGAGCGCAGCTTCGGCACCTACTTCGGCAACAGCGTCCTGGTCGGCCTGGCGACCCTGGTGATGACCACGGTCGTCGCGCTGGCCGGCGGCTACGCCCTGGCCCGGTTCGACTTCAAGATCAAGCGGGCGTTCATGCTGGGCCTGCTTTGCTCCCAGTTCGTGCCGGGCGCGCTGCTGCTGGTGCCGCTGTTCGAGATCTTCGCCGGGCTTCAGATGATCAACTCGCTGGGCAGCGTCATCATCGCCGAGACGGTCTTCCAACTGCCGCTGTCGATGATCCTCATCAGCAACTTCATCAAGAACGTGCCCTACTCGCTGGAGGAGGCGGCCTGGGTCGACGGCTGCGGCCGGTTCCGGGCGTTCCGGGTCATCGTGCTGCCGCTGCTGCGGCCGGGCCTGATCGCCGTCGGCTCCTTCGCCTTCGTCCACTCCTGGAACCACTTCCTGTTCGCCCTGATGTTCCTCAACAACCAGGACAAGCAGACCATCCCGGTGGGCCTGAACACCCTGATGAGCGCGGACAGCGTCGACCTGGGCGCCCTGGCGGCCGGCGGCATCATCGCGGCGGTGCCCGTGGTGATCGTCTTCGCGTTCATCCAGAAGTGGCTGATCACCGGCTTCAGCGCGGGGGCGGTGAAGGGATGA
- a CDS encoding PmoA family protein, translating to MTGTGSPVLRVAGRPVGRYVTRPALPARLSPRPYLHPVTTLAGTTVTELAPADHLHHLGVGVAVPDVEGHNFWGGRTFVRDRGPTELDNHGAQRHTSFQLCDPDGFVEELRWVAAGRELLHERRTVAATALTDTAWALDFTFSLTNTTSGTLTIGSPATNGRPGAAYGGFFWRARKEQTPPQAFTARAHGESEVHGRSADWLALTGEDWSLVFAGATERTRRDPWFVRTTEYPGVGSSLAHGERLAIAPGDTAVRRIVTVVADGRLDRDGASTLVRKAVSP from the coding sequence ATGACCGGCACCGGCTCCCCCGTGCTGCGCGTGGCGGGCCGCCCGGTCGGCCGGTACGTCACCCGGCCCGCCCTGCCCGCCCGGCTGTCCCCGCGCCCCTACCTGCACCCGGTCACCACGCTGGCCGGCACCACCGTCACCGAGCTCGCCCCGGCCGACCACCTCCACCACCTCGGCGTCGGTGTCGCCGTTCCCGACGTCGAGGGGCACAACTTCTGGGGCGGGCGCACCTTCGTCCGCGACCGGGGCCCGACCGAGCTCGACAACCACGGCGCCCAGCGGCACACCTCCTTCCAGCTGTGCGACCCGGACGGCTTCGTCGAGGAGCTGCGCTGGGTCGCCGCCGGGCGCGAGCTGCTGCACGAGCGCCGCACGGTCGCGGCCACCGCGCTCACGGACACCGCCTGGGCGCTGGACTTCACCTTCTCCCTCACCAACACCACCTCCGGCACGCTCACCATCGGCAGCCCGGCCACCAACGGGCGCCCCGGCGCGGCCTACGGCGGCTTCTTCTGGCGGGCCCGCAAGGAGCAGACTCCGCCCCAGGCGTTCACCGCCCGGGCGCACGGCGAGAGCGAGGTGCACGGCCGGAGCGCCGACTGGCTCGCCCTGACCGGCGAGGACTGGTCGCTGGTCTTCGCCGGGGCCACCGAACGCACCCGCCGTGACCCCTGGTTCGTCCGCACCACCGAATACCCCGGCGTCGGCTCGTCCCTGGCGCACGGCGAACGGCTCGCGATCGCCCCCGGCGACACCGCGGTCCGCCGGATCGTCACCGTCGTCGCCGACGGCCGCCTGGACCGGGACGGCGCCTCCACCCTCGTACGCAAGGCGGTGAGCCCATGA
- a CDS encoding pectinesterase family protein, producing the protein MTHPTSKRPPSAGRTPAAFLGLVCALALATAGQAQAAPAAATGTGTARTAAAAGAGEGAAGGRWSDVPHGFASLAGGTTGGAGGKVVTVTDQAGLAKYAAAEEPYIIRVRGSIAVEPFGAQIEVASDKTIVGAGDTGEIVHGELHLAPGTHNVIIRNLTIRDSAVEGNWDCKDTDFDGIQMDTVHHVWVDHNRFSNICDGQLDIRKDSEYVTVSYNRFENNNKTFGIGWTSNVRTQITVDHNWFAGTKQRNPSVDNAAYAHLYNNYLTAQADPDDPVWTYGNWSRGKTRMVIENSYYRDVQHPYQADATAELVERGSILQNTTGRHDEWGEAFDPHAFYAYRPDPAAAVPALVERFSGPQKRVGDAVTLHVPADYPTVQAAVDAVPAGNDGRVVVAVAPGTYREKVFVPAAKPNISLQGTGQKRSETVIVHDTPAAYGGSSGSATVRIAASDVTARNLTFANDFDEAAHELNGEQALAVKTTGDRIVFEDTAFLGNQDTLMTDSPAPATVSRVYIRDSYIEGDVDFLYGRATTVVERSVIKALSRGSATNNGYITAPSTWKGNPYGFLITRSRIVSDAPAGTFHLGRPWHPGGDPDAVGQVLIRDTWLPAAIKSAPWTDMSGFSWKDARFAEYRNSGPGAAVTADRPQLGAEEARAHTVAAYLRGTDGWAPHTRH; encoded by the coding sequence ATGACCCACCCGACCAGCAAGCGCCCGCCCTCGGCGGGAAGAACCCCGGCAGCCTTCCTCGGCCTGGTCTGCGCCCTCGCCCTCGCGACCGCCGGGCAGGCCCAGGCGGCTCCGGCCGCCGCGACCGGCACCGGGACCGCCCGGACCGCCGCGGCGGCCGGGGCCGGCGAAGGCGCCGCGGGCGGCCGGTGGTCCGACGTCCCGCACGGCTTCGCCTCGCTCGCCGGGGGCACCACCGGCGGCGCGGGCGGCAAGGTCGTCACCGTCACGGACCAGGCGGGGCTGGCGAAGTACGCCGCGGCCGAGGAGCCGTACATCATCCGCGTGCGGGGCTCGATCGCGGTGGAGCCGTTCGGCGCGCAGATCGAGGTCGCCTCGGACAAGACCATCGTCGGCGCGGGCGACACCGGCGAGATCGTCCACGGCGAGCTGCACCTCGCGCCCGGCACCCACAACGTAATCATCCGGAACCTGACGATCCGCGACTCGGCGGTCGAGGGCAACTGGGACTGCAAGGACACCGACTTCGACGGCATCCAGATGGACACCGTCCACCATGTGTGGGTCGACCACAACCGCTTCTCGAACATCTGCGACGGACAGCTCGACATCCGCAAGGACAGCGAGTACGTGACCGTCTCCTACAACCGGTTCGAGAACAACAACAAGACCTTCGGCATCGGCTGGACGAGCAACGTCAGGACGCAGATCACCGTCGACCACAACTGGTTCGCCGGCACCAAACAGCGCAACCCGTCCGTGGACAACGCCGCCTACGCGCACCTCTACAACAACTACCTCACCGCCCAGGCGGACCCGGACGACCCGGTGTGGACGTACGGGAACTGGTCGCGCGGCAAGACCCGGATGGTCATCGAGAACAGCTACTACCGGGACGTCCAGCACCCCTACCAGGCGGACGCGACCGCCGAGCTGGTGGAGCGCGGGTCGATCCTCCAGAACACCACCGGCCGGCACGACGAGTGGGGCGAGGCGTTCGACCCGCACGCCTTCTACGCCTACCGGCCCGACCCGGCGGCGGCCGTCCCCGCGCTGGTCGAGCGGTTCTCCGGGCCGCAGAAGCGGGTCGGCGACGCGGTGACTCTGCACGTCCCCGCCGACTACCCCACCGTCCAGGCGGCCGTGGACGCCGTGCCCGCCGGCAACGACGGCCGGGTGGTCGTCGCCGTCGCCCCGGGGACGTACCGCGAAAAGGTGTTCGTCCCGGCGGCGAAGCCGAACATCTCGCTGCAGGGGACTGGACAGAAGCGGTCCGAGACCGTCATCGTCCATGACACGCCCGCCGCGTACGGCGGCTCCAGCGGGAGCGCCACCGTGCGGATCGCCGCGAGCGACGTCACCGCGCGCAACCTCACCTTCGCCAACGACTTCGACGAGGCCGCGCACGAGCTGAACGGCGAGCAGGCGCTGGCGGTGAAGACGACCGGCGACCGGATCGTCTTCGAGGACACCGCCTTCCTGGGCAACCAGGACACCCTCATGACGGACAGCCCCGCGCCGGCCACCGTCAGCCGGGTCTACATCCGCGACTCCTACATCGAGGGGGACGTCGACTTCCTCTACGGACGGGCCACCACCGTCGTCGAGCGCAGCGTCATCAAGGCGCTGAGCCGGGGCTCGGCCACCAACAACGGCTACATCACCGCCCCCTCGACCTGGAAGGGCAACCCGTACGGCTTCCTGATCACCCGGTCGCGGATCGTGAGCGACGCTCCCGCCGGGACCTTCCACCTCGGGCGCCCCTGGCACCCGGGCGGCGACCCGGACGCGGTCGGCCAGGTGCTGATCCGGGACACCTGGCTGCCGGCCGCGATCAAGTCCGCGCCGTGGACCGACATGAGCGGCTTCTCGTGGAAGGACGCCCGCTTCGCCGAGTACCGCAACAGCGGACCGGGTGCGGCCGTCACCGCCGACCGGCCGCAGCTCGGTGCCGAGGAGGCACGCGCGCACACCGTCGCCGCGTACCTCCGGGGCACGGACGGCTGGGCACCGCACACCCGCCACTGA
- a CDS encoding glycoside hydrolase 43 family protein: MSADTYRNPVLNADWSDPDVIRVGDDFYLTASSFGRAPGLPLLHSRDLVGWTLVGHALERLEPAEQFAEPRHDCGVWAPSLRHHDDRFWIFWGDPDQGIFQINAPDVRGPWTRPHLLKPGKGLIDPCPLWDDETGEAYLVHAWAKSRSGVKNRLTGHRMHPDGTSLLDEGKVIVDADRIPGWFTLEGPKLYRHDGWFWIFAPAGSVETGWQGAFRSRGFFGPYEEKVVLEQKDTDVNGPHQGGWVRTPSGEDWFLHFQQRGPYGRVVHLQPMRWDDDGWPVLGDDGAPVTEHRRPDLPPQPPAAPATDDDFPGGRYGRQWQWTANPQDGWATQHSGDGLKLACVRSADAHDLRRLASVLTQRLPGMPCAVEVELRLESEEPGARAGLAVLGDAYRWIGLQRGADGAVHLVHRFAEAVADRERDAAHACPAPGGRARLRVEIGAGARCRFSYDVGEGLREAGQVFAATPWRWVGALLGLFALAPAGEGHAGTATFTQFRIRAL, from the coding sequence ATGAGCGCCGACACCTACCGCAACCCGGTGCTGAACGCCGACTGGTCCGACCCGGACGTGATCCGCGTAGGCGACGACTTCTACCTGACCGCCTCCAGCTTCGGCCGCGCCCCCGGCCTGCCGCTGCTGCACTCCCGCGACCTGGTCGGCTGGACCCTCGTCGGCCATGCCCTGGAACGCCTGGAGCCGGCGGAGCAGTTCGCCGAGCCCCGTCACGACTGCGGGGTCTGGGCCCCCTCCCTGCGCCACCACGACGACCGCTTCTGGATCTTCTGGGGCGACCCCGACCAGGGCATCTTCCAGATCAACGCCCCGGACGTCCGGGGCCCGTGGACCCGCCCCCATCTGCTGAAGCCGGGCAAGGGCCTGATCGACCCCTGCCCGCTGTGGGACGACGAGACGGGCGAGGCGTACCTCGTGCACGCCTGGGCCAAGTCCCGCTCCGGCGTCAAGAACCGCCTGACCGGCCACCGCATGCACCCCGACGGGACCTCGCTCCTCGACGAGGGGAAGGTGATCGTCGACGCCGACCGCATCCCCGGCTGGTTCACGCTGGAGGGGCCCAAGCTCTACCGCCACGACGGCTGGTTCTGGATCTTCGCCCCCGCCGGGAGCGTGGAGACCGGCTGGCAGGGCGCCTTCCGCTCGCGCGGCTTCTTCGGGCCGTACGAGGAGAAGGTCGTCCTGGAGCAGAAGGACACCGACGTCAACGGGCCGCACCAGGGCGGCTGGGTGCGCACCCCCTCCGGCGAGGACTGGTTCCTGCACTTCCAGCAGCGCGGCCCCTACGGCCGGGTGGTCCACCTCCAGCCGATGCGCTGGGACGACGACGGATGGCCGGTCCTCGGCGACGACGGGGCGCCCGTCACCGAGCACCGGCGGCCCGACCTCCCGCCGCAGCCGCCCGCCGCGCCCGCCACCGACGACGACTTCCCCGGCGGACGGTACGGCCGCCAGTGGCAGTGGACCGCCAACCCCCAGGACGGCTGGGCCACCCAGCACTCCGGCGACGGGCTGAAACTGGCCTGCGTCCGCTCCGCCGACGCGCACGATCTGCGCAGGCTGGCCAGTGTGCTCACGCAGCGGCTGCCCGGCATGCCCTGCGCGGTGGAGGTGGAGCTGCGGCTGGAGAGCGAGGAGCCGGGCGCCCGGGCCGGGCTGGCGGTCCTCGGCGACGCCTACCGCTGGATCGGGCTCCAGCGCGGCGCGGACGGGGCGGTGCACCTCGTGCACCGGTTCGCGGAGGCGGTCGCCGACCGGGAGCGGGACGCCGCCCACGCGTGCCCCGCGCCCGGGGGCCGGGCCCGGCTGCGCGTCGAGATCGGCGCGGGGGCACGCTGCCGCTTCTCGTACGACGTGGGCGAGGGGTTGCGCGAGGCCGGGCAGGTCTTCGCCGCCACCCCCTGGCGGTGGGTCGGCGCCCTGCTGGGCCTGTTCGCCCTGGCCCCCGCCGGCGAGGGACACGCCGGCACGGCCACCTTCACGCAGTTCCGCATCCGAGCCCTGTGA
- the araD gene encoding L-arabinonate dehydratase has product MSDRTTGGTAGGKRPEQLRSHQWYGTEGLRSFSHRARTRQLGYLPEEHLGKPVIAILNTWSDINPCHVHLRDRAQAVKRGVWQAGGFPLEFPVSTLSETFQKPTPMLYRNMLAMETEELLRSYPVDGAVLMGGCDKSTPALLMGAASVDLPAVFVPAGPMLPGHWRGEVLGSGTDMWKYWDDKRAGLIGDCEMQELESGLARSPGHCMTMGTASTLTAAAEALGVTVPGASSIPAVDSGHDRMAARAGMTAVDLVHRDRRLSRLLTRDAFEDAVTTVLGLGGSTNAVIHLIAMAGRAGVTLTLDDFDRLARRVPVLANVRPGGQKYLMEDFHFAGGLPGFLSRIPDLLHLDRPTVCHDTMREQLAGALVHDDDVIRPRDNPVAREGGVAVLRGNLCPDGAVIKHIAAEPHLLKHTGPAVVFDDYRTMQRTINDPSLNITADSVLVLRNAGPKGGPGMPEYGMLPLPDHLLKQGVRDMVRISDARMSGTSYGACVLHVAPESYVGGPLALVRSGDLITLDVEARTLHLHVDDAELERRRAAWTPPPVPYERGYGALYLDQITQADTGCDFEFLARPGTVQDPYAG; this is encoded by the coding sequence ATGAGCGACAGGACGACAGGGGGCACGGCCGGCGGCAAGCGCCCCGAGCAGCTCAGGAGCCACCAGTGGTACGGCACCGAGGGTCTGCGCTCGTTCAGCCACCGCGCCCGCACCCGCCAGCTCGGCTACCTGCCCGAGGAGCACCTGGGCAAGCCGGTCATCGCGATCCTCAACACCTGGTCCGACATCAACCCCTGCCACGTCCACCTGCGGGACCGCGCCCAGGCCGTCAAGCGCGGCGTGTGGCAGGCGGGCGGCTTCCCCCTGGAGTTCCCGGTCTCCACCCTCAGCGAGACCTTCCAGAAGCCGACCCCGATGCTCTACCGCAACATGCTCGCGATGGAGACCGAGGAGCTGCTGCGGTCCTACCCGGTCGACGGGGCCGTCCTGATGGGCGGCTGCGACAAGTCCACGCCCGCCCTCCTCATGGGCGCCGCCTCCGTCGACCTGCCCGCCGTCTTCGTCCCCGCCGGGCCGATGCTGCCGGGCCACTGGCGGGGCGAGGTCCTCGGGTCCGGCACCGACATGTGGAAGTACTGGGACGACAAGCGGGCCGGCCTCATCGGCGACTGCGAGATGCAGGAGCTGGAGAGCGGTCTGGCCCGCTCGCCCGGCCACTGCATGACCATGGGGACGGCGTCCACCCTGACCGCCGCCGCCGAGGCGCTCGGCGTGACCGTCCCCGGCGCCTCCAGCATCCCGGCCGTCGACTCCGGGCACGACCGGATGGCCGCCCGGGCGGGGATGACCGCCGTCGACCTGGTCCACCGGGACCGCAGGCTGTCGCGGCTGCTGACCCGGGACGCCTTCGAGGACGCGGTCACCACCGTGCTCGGCCTCGGCGGCTCCACCAACGCCGTGATCCACCTGATCGCCATGGCCGGCCGGGCGGGCGTCACCCTGACCCTCGACGACTTCGACCGCCTCGCCCGCCGGGTCCCGGTGCTGGCCAACGTCCGGCCCGGCGGACAGAAGTACCTCATGGAGGACTTCCACTTCGCCGGCGGCCTGCCCGGCTTCCTCTCCCGCATCCCCGACCTGCTCCACCTGGACCGGCCCACGGTCTGCCACGACACGATGCGCGAGCAACTGGCCGGCGCCCTGGTCCACGACGACGACGTCATCCGGCCCCGGGACAACCCGGTCGCCCGGGAGGGCGGGGTCGCCGTGCTGCGCGGCAACCTGTGCCCGGACGGCGCCGTCATCAAGCACATCGCCGCCGAGCCGCACCTGCTCAAGCACACCGGCCCGGCCGTCGTCTTCGACGATTACCGGACGATGCAGCGCACCATCAACGACCCGTCCCTGAACATCACCGCGGACAGCGTCCTGGTGCTGCGCAACGCCGGCCCCAAGGGCGGCCCGGGCATGCCCGAGTACGGGATGCTGCCCCTGCCCGACCACCTCCTGAAGCAGGGGGTGCGGGACATGGTGCGGATCTCCGACGCCCGGATGAGCGGCACCAGTTACGGCGCCTGCGTGCTGCACGTGGCACCGGAGTCGTACGTCGGCGGGCCGCTGGCGCTCGTCCGCAGCGGTGACCTGATCACCCTGGACGTCGAGGCGCGCACCCTGCACCTCCACGTGGACGACGCGGAACTGGAGCGGCGCCGTGCCGCCTGGACGCCGCCGCCCGTGCCCTACGAGCGCGGCTACGGCGCCCTCTACCTCGACCAGATCACCCAGGCCGACACCGGCTGCGACTTCGAGTTCCTCGCCCGGCCGGGCACCGTACAGGACCCCTACGCGGGCTGA
- a CDS encoding Gfo/Idh/MocA family protein, giving the protein MTGPATAPVPVVLAGARGHGRWHVANIRRLQAAGLVRLAGVCEITPLTEEEFGGELPEQSADLGALLDSTGARIAVICTPIPTHADLALTAAARGVHLLLEKPPAPSYAEFRRMADGIAAAGVACQIGFQSLGSHAVPAIRELIADGAIGELTGIGGAGAWAREESYFRRAPWAGRRRLNGADVIDGALTNPLAHAVATALALGTTTGADDVTGIETELLHANDIEADDTSCVRITTARGHRVTVAATLCAERPDDPYVVVHGSRGRITFWYKQDRVLLQRAGHGPEEYVHGRTDLLENLVAHLTAGAALLVPPAATGAFMRVVEAIRQAPDPVALPPGAWHRVPGESRRVVPGVDALVAAAADSLALYSELGAPWAVPAAASEEVSTR; this is encoded by the coding sequence ATGACCGGCCCGGCGACCGCACCCGTGCCCGTCGTCCTGGCGGGCGCCCGCGGCCACGGCCGCTGGCACGTCGCCAACATCCGCCGGCTCCAGGCCGCGGGCCTGGTACGGCTGGCCGGCGTCTGCGAGATCACCCCGCTGACCGAGGAGGAGTTCGGCGGCGAGCTCCCCGAGCAGTCCGCCGACCTCGGCGCCCTGCTCGACTCCACCGGCGCCCGGATCGCCGTGATCTGCACACCGATCCCGACCCACGCCGACCTCGCGCTCACCGCCGCCGCACGGGGGGTGCACCTGCTGCTGGAGAAGCCCCCGGCGCCGTCGTACGCCGAGTTCCGCCGCATGGCCGACGGGATCGCCGCGGCGGGCGTCGCCTGCCAGATCGGCTTCCAGTCGCTGGGCTCGCACGCGGTGCCGGCCATCCGCGAACTGATCGCCGACGGCGCGATCGGCGAGCTCACGGGCATCGGCGGGGCCGGGGCCTGGGCGCGGGAGGAGTCCTACTTCCGGCGCGCGCCCTGGGCGGGCAGGCGCCGGCTGAACGGCGCCGACGTGATCGACGGGGCGCTGACCAACCCCCTCGCGCACGCCGTCGCCACCGCGCTCGCCCTCGGCACCACCACCGGCGCCGACGACGTCACCGGCATCGAGACCGAACTGCTGCACGCCAACGACATCGAGGCCGACGACACCTCCTGCGTGCGGATCACCACCGCACGCGGCCACCGGGTCACCGTCGCCGCGACGCTGTGCGCCGAGCGGCCCGACGACCCGTACGTGGTGGTGCACGGCAGCCGCGGCCGGATCACCTTCTGGTACAAGCAGGACCGCGTGCTGCTCCAGCGCGCCGGCCACGGCCCCGAGGAGTACGTGCACGGCCGCACCGACCTGCTGGAGAACCTCGTCGCCCATCTCACCGCCGGCGCCGCCCTGCTCGTCCCCCCGGCGGCCACGGGTGCCTTCATGCGGGTCGTGGAGGCGATCCGGCAGGCCCCCGACCCGGTCGCGCTGCCCCCGGGCGCCTGGCACCGCGTCCCCGGCGAGAGCCGCCGTGTCGTCCCCGGCGTCGACGCGCTCGTGGCCGCCGCCGCCGACAGCCTCGCCCTCTACTCCGAGCTTGGCGCCCCGTGGGCGGTCCCGGCCGCCGCGTCCGAGGAGGTGAGCACCCGATGA